In one Bacillus thuringiensis genomic region, the following are encoded:
- the glgC gene encoding glucose-1-phosphate adenylyltransferase, protein MAQKQKCVAMLLAGGKGSRLSALTKNLAKPAVPFGGKYRIIDFTLSNCANSGIETVGILTQYQPLELHNYIGIGNAWDLDRVSGGVTVLPPYAESSGVKWYTGTASAIYQNLNYLSQYEPEYVLILSGDHIYKMDYSKMLDYHIEKEADVSISVIEVPWDEASRFGIMNTNEEMEIVEFEEKPQFPRSNLASMGIYIFNWSILKEYLEMDARNPESSNDFGKDVLPLLLDEGKKLMAYPFEGYWKDVGTVKSLWEANMDLLRDETSLNLNDRNWRIYSVNPNEPPQYIAEQAKVEESLINEGCVIEGDVKHSVLFQGVTVEEGSMVIDSVVMPGAKIGKNVVIERAIVGSEMVIEDGTIIRPEKNVDDVVLIAEGK, encoded by the coding sequence ATGGCTCAAAAACAAAAGTGCGTAGCAATGTTACTAGCAGGGGGAAAAGGTAGTCGATTAAGTGCATTAACAAAAAATTTAGCCAAGCCAGCTGTTCCATTTGGTGGTAAATATCGCATTATCGATTTTACGCTAAGTAACTGTGCGAATTCTGGTATTGAAACGGTTGGGATTTTAACGCAATATCAACCACTTGAACTTCATAATTATATCGGAATCGGCAATGCGTGGGATTTAGACCGAGTAAGCGGTGGAGTCACAGTGTTACCTCCTTATGCGGAGTCTTCAGGTGTGAAGTGGTACACAGGTACGGCAAGTGCCATTTATCAAAACTTAAACTATTTAAGTCAGTACGAACCAGAGTACGTTCTTATTTTATCGGGCGACCATATTTATAAAATGGATTACAGTAAAATGCTAGATTATCATATTGAGAAGGAAGCGGATGTTTCCATTTCTGTTATTGAAGTACCTTGGGATGAAGCGAGTCGCTTTGGCATTATGAATACAAATGAAGAAATGGAGATTGTTGAGTTTGAAGAGAAACCGCAATTTCCAAGAAGTAATCTTGCATCAATGGGAATCTATATTTTTAATTGGTCAATTTTGAAAGAGTATTTAGAGATGGATGCAAGAAATCCTGAATCTAGTAATGATTTCGGAAAAGATGTACTTCCGCTTTTATTAGATGAAGGGAAGAAGTTGATGGCGTATCCGTTTGAAGGATATTGGAAAGATGTTGGGACGGTTAAGAGCTTATGGGAAGCGAATATGGATTTACTGCGCGATGAAACATCACTGAATTTAAACGATCGTAATTGGCGTATTTATTCTGTAAATCCAAATGAGCCACCTCAATATATTGCAGAGCAGGCAAAAGTAGAAGAATCACTTATTAACGAAGGATGCGTCATTGAAGGGGACGTGAAGCATTCTGTATTATTCCAAGGGGTGACGGTAGAAGAAGGTAGTATGGTTATTGATTCTGTCGTTATGCCAGGAGCAAAGATTGGAAAAAATGTTGTGATTGAAAGAGCAATTGTTGGATCGGAAATGGTTATTGAAGATGGAACAATTATTCGTCCGGAAAAAAATGTTGACGATGTAGTACTCATTGCTGAAGGGAAATAG
- the glgB gene encoding 1,4-alpha-glucan branching protein GlgB: MSVINCEEVKRDEFHTEKYYESYNIFGAHVVTEDEIQGVRFTVWAPHAKAMSVVGDFNKWDYEQHKMLQVTEEGIWSLFIPHIEEGEIYKYAIETLAGDVILKADPYAIYAEVRPNTASVVFDIKGYEWNDKNWNRKKKKKPIYKEAMTVYELHFGSWKKKEDGTLYSYREMAEELIPYVVEHQFTHIEIMPLVEHPYDRSWGYQGTGYYAATSRFGTPHDLMYFVDECHKYGIGVILDWVPGHFCKDAHGLYLFDGTPTYEYKDKDVQENLVWGTVNFDLGKREVRNFLISNALFWMRYFHIDGFRVDAVANMLYWNKEGQEQSNEYAVSFLRELNEAVFAEDEDFLMTAEDSTAWPLVTAPTYEGGLGFNYKWNMGWMNDVLKYMECAPEYRKYIHEKMTFSLLYAYSENFILPLSHDEVVHGKKSLLNKMPGDYWDKFAQLRLLYGYFFTHPGKKLLFMGGEFGQFDEWKDLEDLDWNLHDFEMHRYMHDYFKELIALYKRSKPLWQLDHSPEGFQWIDANNNEQSIFSFIRQGDKQEDALVIVCNFTKATYENYKVGVPDFEYYNEILNSDAQQYGGSGQVNKKRLKAIQEPYHNQAAHVEITIPPFGVSILRPVKTRKGSKKQDGSKTKVRSNVTSRGKR; encoded by the coding sequence TTGAGTGTAATAAATTGTGAAGAAGTGAAACGAGATGAGTTTCATACAGAAAAGTACTATGAAAGTTATAACATCTTTGGCGCACATGTTGTGACGGAAGATGAGATTCAAGGGGTACGATTTACAGTGTGGGCTCCTCATGCGAAAGCAATGAGTGTTGTTGGAGATTTTAATAAGTGGGATTATGAGCAACATAAGATGCTACAAGTGACAGAAGAAGGCATTTGGTCCTTATTTATACCGCATATTGAAGAAGGAGAAATATATAAATATGCGATTGAAACGTTGGCTGGTGACGTCATTTTAAAGGCAGATCCGTATGCTATATATGCAGAAGTAAGACCGAATACGGCATCTGTAGTTTTTGATATAAAAGGATATGAATGGAATGATAAAAACTGGAATCGTAAGAAAAAGAAAAAACCGATTTATAAAGAAGCGATGACAGTTTATGAATTACATTTCGGTTCTTGGAAAAAGAAAGAAGATGGAACACTATATTCTTACAGGGAAATGGCAGAAGAACTCATTCCGTATGTGGTGGAACATCAATTTACACATATTGAAATTATGCCGCTTGTTGAGCATCCATATGATCGTTCTTGGGGATATCAAGGAACGGGATATTATGCAGCGACGAGTAGATTTGGTACACCGCATGATTTAATGTATTTTGTCGACGAATGTCATAAATATGGAATCGGTGTCATTTTAGATTGGGTACCGGGGCATTTTTGTAAAGATGCTCACGGTTTATATTTGTTTGATGGCACACCGACCTATGAATATAAAGATAAAGATGTACAAGAAAATCTAGTATGGGGAACTGTCAATTTTGATTTAGGAAAGAGAGAGGTACGTAATTTCTTAATTTCAAATGCGTTATTTTGGATGAGATATTTCCATATTGATGGTTTCAGAGTAGATGCAGTTGCGAACATGTTGTACTGGAATAAAGAAGGACAAGAGCAAAGTAATGAGTACGCTGTGTCATTTTTACGGGAGTTAAATGAAGCAGTGTTTGCAGAGGATGAAGATTTTCTTATGACGGCAGAGGATTCAACAGCTTGGCCACTTGTAACAGCACCAACGTATGAAGGTGGGCTTGGATTCAATTACAAATGGAATATGGGCTGGATGAATGACGTGCTGAAATATATGGAGTGTGCGCCAGAGTACAGAAAATATATTCATGAGAAAATGACGTTCTCTTTACTATATGCTTACTCTGAAAACTTCATATTACCCCTTTCTCATGATGAAGTCGTTCATGGGAAAAAGTCGTTATTAAATAAAATGCCAGGTGATTACTGGGATAAGTTTGCTCAGCTTCGTTTATTATATGGATATTTCTTTACTCACCCAGGAAAGAAATTACTTTTCATGGGAGGAGAATTCGGGCAGTTTGATGAGTGGAAAGACCTTGAAGATTTAGATTGGAATTTACATGATTTTGAAATGCATCGTTATATGCATGATTACTTTAAAGAGCTCATAGCATTGTATAAGCGCTCAAAACCACTTTGGCAGCTTGATCATTCGCCTGAAGGTTTTCAGTGGATTGATGCTAATAATAACGAGCAAAGTATTTTCTCGTTTATCCGCCAAGGAGATAAACAAGAAGATGCGTTAGTTATCGTATGTAATTTTACGAAAGCTACATATGAAAACTATAAAGTAGGTGTACCAGATTTCGAGTATTATAACGAGATTTTAAACAGTGATGCACAGCAATATGGCGGGTCAGGGCAAGTAAATAAGAAACGTCTGAAAGCAATTCAAGAACCGTATCATAATCAAGCAGCACATGTAGAAATTACAATTCCACCATTTGGCGTATCCATATTACGACCAGTGAAGACGAGAAAGGGGAGCAAAAAACAAGATGGCTCAAAAACAAAAGTGCGTAGCAATGTTACTAGCAGGGGGAAAAGGTAG